The Canis lupus familiaris isolate Mischka breed German Shepherd chromosome 27, alternate assembly UU_Cfam_GSD_1.0, whole genome shotgun sequence genome window below encodes:
- the KRT88 gene encoding keratin, type II cytoskeletal 8 isoform X2, which yields MCEEVQATVQKHMHSPRHSKEELNRLNQAIQRLTAEVDGVKSQPCELDRATEPPALREDGASDSAQGKLAWLEAALQRAKHDMVRQLREYQDLMIIKLGLDFEIATYRKLLESEESRLSLGRRKHRSSAFSLLQEVISKTELPEFKQEGLSLRLGLGFGTGSLPTLGSAPRSLARLPGGAGPGGLERSTPGGGCGC from the exons TGCGAGGAGGTGCAGGCGACCGTGCAGAAACACATGCACAGCCCGAGGCACAGCAAGGAGGAGCTGAACAGGCTTAACCAGGCCATCCAGCGGCTGACTGCGGAGGTGGACGGCGTTAAGAGTCAG CCCTGTGAACTGGACAGAGCCACAGAACCACCAGCCCTGCGGGAGGACGGAGCCTCAGACAGTGCCCAGGGCAAGCTGGCCTGGCTGGAGGCCGCCCTGCAGCGAGCCAAGCACGACATGGTCCGGCAGCTGCGCGAGTACCAGGACCTCATGATCATCAAGCTGGGCCTGGACTTTGAGATCGCCACCTACCGCAAGCTGCTGGAGAGCGAGGAGAGCAG GCTAAGTTTGGGCCGAAGAAAGCATAGATCTTcagccttctctctcctccaggaAGTCATCAGTAAAACTGAGCTACCGGAATTTAAGCAGGAAGGACTGAGTTTAAG GCTTGGTCTGGGATTCGGGACAGGGAGCCTCC CCACTCTGGGCTCAGCCCCCCGCAGCCTGGCCCGCCTGCCCGGAGGAGCGGGCCCTGGCGGCCTGGAGAGGAGCACCCCTGGCGGCGGCTGCGGATGCTGA
- the KRT88 gene encoding keratin, type II microfibrillar, component 5 isoform X1 has translation MCEEVQATVQKHMHSPRHSKEELNRLNQAIQRLTAEVDGVKSQPCELDRATEPPALREDGASDSAQGKLAWLEAALQRAKHDMVRQLREYQDLMIIKLGLDFEIATYRKLLESEESRLSLGRRKHRSSAFSLLQEVISKTELPEFKQAWSGIRDREPPHSGLSPPQPGPPARRSGPWRPGEEHPWRRLRMLNLPAQLPRSRGPQTPAPRLNPVPQTPLPWS, from the exons TGCGAGGAGGTGCAGGCGACCGTGCAGAAACACATGCACAGCCCGAGGCACAGCAAGGAGGAGCTGAACAGGCTTAACCAGGCCATCCAGCGGCTGACTGCGGAGGTGGACGGCGTTAAGAGTCAG CCCTGTGAACTGGACAGAGCCACAGAACCACCAGCCCTGCGGGAGGACGGAGCCTCAGACAGTGCCCAGGGCAAGCTGGCCTGGCTGGAGGCCGCCCTGCAGCGAGCCAAGCACGACATGGTCCGGCAGCTGCGCGAGTACCAGGACCTCATGATCATCAAGCTGGGCCTGGACTTTGAGATCGCCACCTACCGCAAGCTGCTGGAGAGCGAGGAGAGCAG GCTAAGTTTGGGCCGAAGAAAGCATAGATCTTcagccttctctctcctccaggaAGTCATCAGTAAAACTGAGCTACCGGAATTTAAGCAG GCTTGGTCTGGGATTCGGGACAGGGAGCCTCC CCACTCTGGGCTCAGCCCCCCGCAGCCTGGCCCGCCTGCCCGGAGGAGCGGGCCCTGGCGGCCTGGAGAGGAGCACCCCTGGCGGCGGCTGCGGATGCTGAACCTTCCTGCACAGCTCCCCAGAAGTCGAGGACCCCAAACTCCTGCCCCAAGGCTGAACCCTGTGCCCCAGACACCCCTCCCGTGGAGCTAA
- the KRT88 gene encoding keratin, type II cytoskeletal 7 isoform X3 — MCEEVQATVQKHMHSPRHSKEELNRLNQAIQRLTAEVDGVKSQPCELDRATEPPALREDGASDSAQGKLAWLEAALQRAKHDMVRQLREYQDLMIIKLGLDFEIATYRKLLESEESRLGLGFGTGSLPTLGSAPRSLARLPGGAGPGGLERSTPGGGCGC, encoded by the exons TGCGAGGAGGTGCAGGCGACCGTGCAGAAACACATGCACAGCCCGAGGCACAGCAAGGAGGAGCTGAACAGGCTTAACCAGGCCATCCAGCGGCTGACTGCGGAGGTGGACGGCGTTAAGAGTCAG CCCTGTGAACTGGACAGAGCCACAGAACCACCAGCCCTGCGGGAGGACGGAGCCTCAGACAGTGCCCAGGGCAAGCTGGCCTGGCTGGAGGCCGCCCTGCAGCGAGCCAAGCACGACATGGTCCGGCAGCTGCGCGAGTACCAGGACCTCATGATCATCAAGCTGGGCCTGGACTTTGAGATCGCCACCTACCGCAAGCTGCTGGAGAGCGAGGAGAGCAG GCTTGGTCTGGGATTCGGGACAGGGAGCCTCC CCACTCTGGGCTCAGCCCCCCGCAGCCTGGCCCGCCTGCCCGGAGGAGCGGGCCCTGGCGGCCTGGAGAGGAGCACCCCTGGCGGCGGCTGCGGATGCTGA
- the KRT81 gene encoding keratin, type II cuticular Hb1, translating to MTCGSGFCGRAFSCASACGPRPGRCCITAAPYRGVSCYRGLTGGFGSRSVCGAFRAGSCGRSFGYRSGGVCGPSPPCITTVSVNESLLTPLNLEIDPNAQCVKHEEKEQIKCLNSRFAAFIDKVRFLEQQNKLLETKWQFYQNRKCCESNLEPLFEGYIETLRREAECVEADSGRLASELNHVQEVLEGYKKKYEEEVSLRATAENEFVALKKDVDCAYLRKSDLEANAEALTEEIDFLRRLYEEEIRVLHAHISDTSVIVKMDNSRDLNMDCIVAEIKAQYDDIASRSRAEAESWYRSKCEEMKATVIRHGETLRRTKEEINELNRMIQRLTAEVENAKCQNTKLEAAVTQAEQQGEAALTDARCKLAELEAALQKAKQDMACLVKEYQEVMNSKLGLDIEIATYRRLLEGEEHRLCEGVGAVNVCVSSSRGGVVCGDLCVSGSRPVTGSVCSAPCSGNLAVSTGMCAPCAPCAPCAPCNSITSCGLGTGGVGSCGISSCGVGSCASSCRRC from the exons ATGACCTGCGGATCCGGATTCTGCGGCCGCGCCTTCAGCTGCGCCTCGGCCTGcgggccccggcccggccgctgCTGCATCACGGCCGCCCCCTACCGCGGCGTCTCCTGCTACCGCGGCCTCACCGGGGGCTTCGGCAGCCGCAGCGTCTGCGGGGCCTTCCGCGCCGGCTCCTGCGGCCGCAGCTTCGGCTACCGCTCGGGAGGCGTGTGCGGGCCCAGCCCGCCCTGCATCACCACCGTGTCGGTCAACGAGAGCCTCCTGACGCCCCTCAACCTGGAGATCGACCCCAACGCGCAGTGTGTCAAGCACGAGGAGAAGGAGCAGATCAAGTGCCTCAACAGCAGGTTCGCCGCCTTCATCGACAAG GTGCGCTTCCTGGAGCAGCAGAACAAGCTGCTGGAGACCAAGTGGCAGTTCTACCAGAACCGCAAGTGCTGCGAGAGCAACCTGGAGCCCCTGTTCGAGGGCTACATCGAGACCCTGAGGCGGGAGGCCGAGTGCGTGGAGGCCGACAGCGGGAGGCTGGCCTCCGAGCTCAACCACGTCCAGGAGGTGCTGGAGGGCTACAAGAAGAA GTATGAGGAGGAAGTGTCTCTGAGAGCAACAGCTGAGAATGAATTTGTGGCTCTGAAGAAG GATGTGGACTGCGCCTACCTCCGCAAGTCAGACCTGGAGGCCAACGCCGAGGCCCTGACCGAGGAGATCGACTTCCTGCGGCGCCTGTATGAGGAG gagATCCGCGTCCTCCACGCCCACATCTCAGACACCTCAGTCATCGTCAAGATGGACAACAGCCGGGACCTGAACATGGACTGCATCGTGGCCGAGATCAAGGCCCAGTACGACGACATCGCCAGCCGCAGCCGGGCTGAGGCCGAGTCCTGGTACCGCAGCAAG tgtgagGAGATGAAGGCCACGGTGATCCGGCACGGGGAGACCCTGCGCCGCACCAAGGAGGAGATCAACGAGCTCAACCGCATGATCCAGAGGCTGACGGCCGAGGTCGAGAACGCCAAGTGCCAG AACACCAAGCTGGAGGCCGCCGTGACGCAGGCGGAGCAGCAGGGCGAGGCGGCCCTCACCGACGCCCGCTGCAAGCTGGCCGAGCTGGAGGCCGCCCTGCAGAAGGCCAAGCAGGACATGGCCTGCCTGGTCAAGGAGTACCAGGAGGTGATGAACTCCAAGCTGGGCCTGGACATCGAGATCGCCACCTACAGGCGGCTGCTGGAGGGCGAGGAGCACAG aCTATGTGAAGGCGTCGGGGCCGTGAATGTCT GTGTCAGCAGCTCCCGAGGTGGGGTGGTCTGCGGCGACCTCtgcgtgtcgggctcccggccgGTGACCGGCAGTGTGTGCAGCGCCCCGTGCAGCGGGAACCTGGCGGTGAGCACGGGTATGTGCGCCCCCTGTGCgccctgcgccccctgcgccccctgcaaCTCCATCACGTCTTGCGGCCTGGGCACCGGAGGTGTGGGCTCCTGCGGCATCAGCTCCTGCGGCGTGGGCTCGTGTGCCAGCAGCTGCCGCAGATGTTAG
- the KRT86 gene encoding keratin, type II cuticular Hb6, with product MTCGSYCGGSAFSCASACGPRPGRCCITAAPYRGVSCYRGLTGGFGSRSVCGAFRAGSCGRSFGYRVGGLCGPSPPCITSVSVNESLLTPLNLEIDPNAQCVKHEEKEQIKCLNSRFAAFIDKVRFLEQQNKLLETKWQFYQNRKCCESNLEPLFEGYIETLRREAECVEADSGRLASELNHVQEVLEGYKKKYEEEVSLRATAENEFVALKKDVDCAYLRKSDLEANAEALTEEIDFLRRLYEEEIRVLHAHISDTSVIVKMDNSRDLNMDCIVAEIKAQYDDIVSRSRAEAESWYRSKCEEMKATVIRHGETLRRTKEEINELNRMIQRLTAEVENAKCQNTKLEAAVTQAEQQGEAALTDARCKLAELEAALQKAKQDMACLVKEYQEVMNSKLGLDIEIATYRRLLEGEEQRLCEGVGAVNVCVSSSRGGVVCGDLCASGAAPAVTSRVCSAPCSGNLVVGTSACTPCPGASACSVACKKC from the exons ATGACTTGTGGATCTTACTGTGGCGGTTCAGCCTTCAGCTGCGCCTCGGCCTGcgggccccggcccggccgctgCTGCATCACGGCCGCCCCCTACCGCGGCGTCTCCTGCTACCGCGGCCTCACCGGGGGCTTCGGAAGCCGCAGCGTCTGCGGGGCCTTCCGCGCCGGCTCCTGCGGCCGCAGCTTCGGCTACCGGGTCGGGGGCCTCTGCGGGCCCAGCCCGCCCTGCATCACCAGCGTGTCGGTCAACGAGAGCCTCCTGACGCCCCTCAACCTGGAGATCGACCCCAACGCGCAGTGCGTCAAGCACGAGGAGAAGGAGCAGATCAAGTGCCTCAACAGCAGGTTCGCCGCCTTCATCGACAAG GTGCGCTTCCTGGAGCAGCAGAACAAGCTGCTGGAGACCAAGTGGCAGTTCTACCAGAACCGCAAGTGCTGCGAGAGCAACCTGGAGCCCCTGTTCGAGGGCTACATCGAGACGCTGAGGCGGGAGGCCGAGTGCGTGGAGGCCGACAGCGGGAGGCTGGCCTCCGAGCTCAACCACGTCCAGGAGGTGCTGGAGGGCTACAAGAAGAA GTATGAGGAGGAAGTGTCTCTGAGAGCAACAGCTGAGAATGAATTTGTGGCTCTGAAGAAG GATGTGGACTGCGCCTACCTCCGCAAGTCAGACCTGGAGGCCAACGCCGAGGCCCTGACCGAGGAGATCGACTTCCTGCGGCGCCTGTATGAGGAG gagATCCGCGTCCTCCACGCCCACATCTCAGACACCTCGGTCATCGTCAAGATGGACAACAGCAGGGACCTGAACATGGACTGCATCGTGGCCGAGATCAAGGCCCAGTACGATGACATCGTCAGCCGCAGCCGGGCTGAGGCCGAGTCCTGGTACCGCAGCAAG tgtgagGAGATGAAGGCCACGGTGATCCGGCACGGGGAGACTCTGCGCCGCACCAAGGAGGAGATCAACGAGCTCAACCGCATGATCCAGAGGCTGACGGCCGAGGTCGAGAATGCCAAGTGCCAG AACACCAAGCTGGAGGCCGCCGTGACGCAGGCGGAGCAACAGGGCGAGGCGGCCCTCACCGACGCCCGCTGCAAGCTGGCCGAGCTGGAGGCCGCCCTGCAGAAGGCCAAGCAGGACATGGCCTGCCTGGTCAAGGAGTACCAGGAGGTGATGAACTCCAAGCTGGGCCTGGACATCGAGATCGCCACCTACAGGCGGCTGCTGGAGGGCGAGGAGCAGAG GCTGTGTGAGGGCGTCGGCGCCGTCAACGTGT GCGTCAGCAGCTCCCGCGGTGGCGTCGTCTGTGGCGATCTCTGCGCCTCCGGTGCTGCCCCTGCTGTCACCAGCAGAGTCTGCAGCGCCCCGTGCAGCGGCAACCTGGTGGTGGGCACCAGCgcctgcaccccctgccccggggccagCGCCTGCAGCGTGGCCTGTAAGAAGTGCTAG